GTATAGCAAGCATGCATTTATGTTTATTGTAAGTCTGTGATGAGATCTCTCCATTCCAAACGACTCACTACCGTGATTCTTTCTCCAGTCGAGATGACAAAGGAAAGGTCTTCACTCAGGATGACATTAAGTCAGGCAACTATTCTGTTCAAGGTATCAGTAATCTACCTTCTAGGGAGTCCTATAGTCGGCACCCAACCGACTATAGGGTTCCCTAAGGGTAGAGAAGAGTTAAATTGTTATTAATAGGTAAAATAAGCTGACAAGTTTCAGATTCCGGAAGAATATAACTGGAACAAGATATGTTATCTTTTAGTCATAAATCCGACTTCATTAACCAGGATATGTCCTTTGGGTGTTATATCAAAGACCAATTCGATTATTGAGACACGCCTGAGATCAAAGTCAGGGTTCAGAGCATGCTGTTCTGCTAAATTAAAAACAAACAGCTGCTTAATGCTCTCGCCGTAAGGAGTAGGGTGGATCAGGTCGAGCTTTCCGAGTTTAGCTTCTATCATCGGTTGTAGCGGAGAAAAATCACTGAGCGGGAAAGAGATTATATTATTACGATGATCGGTCAATCTGATAGTGAAATCGATCAATTTGGGCTCTTCAGCTTCTGAATCCTCATCATCTTCTTCCTTTGGGGTCTGATCTATGTTATTAGAATCATGGTCGTTATCATTCTGGTTATCTTCTTCATTGTTTTCGATATCATTCTTCTCCTTGGCGGTGGGTTGATTACCAGTATCGGCAAGAGTTAAATAGAGAAACTGTTGTGAGTTATAATAAGAGGGGAGTTCGATGTTGTAGGAGGCGATGAGGGTATCTTCTTCAGCGTTCCAACCGAGATAAACGGCTTTAGAGTCCATGCTATAACCCTTGAGACGGATCCGTCTTTCATACCAATCAGTAAGATTATCCCCTCTGATGGTTCCATCGGCGATAGTAGTTGTAGTCAGATCGAGATCCTCGTCGAAGTTAGCGATTGGGTACATACCTGCTCTCTTGTATTGTTGCAGATAAATAGTTTCGGGTAACCAAGCTTGCGGAGCAGAGCGGTAATCGAGGAAGAGTTCTTCATATTCGGGAGCAAACATCAAAGTTCTTTCCAGAAAGGCAGTCATAAAGACCTTACCGATCCTCCGCTGATCTTCTCCACTGATCAGTTGTCCTAGGTTATAGTGATTGATATGCGGAGATGAGCTGTCTTTTCTACCCCAGACTGTGTTGAACTGACCATGATTAGCCCCATAAATGTAAAGAGTAGCTGCAAATCCTTCGAAATCGGGTGAAAAAGTGATCCGTTCAAACTGTCTTTGTCCGGAAAATGAAGTCACATCTGCATCATGAGAGCCGTGCAGAGCAAGATAATTGATGTCTCTGAGCGGAGTTCTGACGACAGATGGTTGATATTGGGCATCACAGGGGGCTATAGCAATTAAGGAAACGATAGAAAAATTATAATCGAATGCCAGAGATGCATCATCGGGGTAATAGGGGAGAGTGTTAAAGAGAGCAGCGTGAGCAATAGCTTCGCCTCCGCGGGAATGACCTATCAAGGCAATGTAGTCTAAATCAACCCGACGATAGAAAGGATTATCCGGTTTCTCTTCCCATTCCTTCCACTGTCTGATATGTTCCAGAAGCAACCAGCCTCGAGCATCGTTTTCATCGCTAAGACCACCAAAGATATCTGTAATAGAGCCGTTTATGAAGTTCTGATCGACAGAAACTGTGATCATACCGCGACTTGCCCACAATTCGCCTAGATAAGCATAACCGGGATCTGAGTATTCCTGAGCCAAATGATTACCGTGAACTATCAAGATCAAGGGAAAAGGTCCAACTCCATCAGGATACCAAACCCTACCATTGAGAGGTAATTCTTTGGCATCAAACCCAAAATATTTTGTGCGGAGATTACCGCTGAATCCCTTCCAGCTCGAAAGCATTTTTGAGCCGTCAACAGGTTGAGTTATCAATTCTGTATTTTCTCCAAATTCAGGGCGGTGCAGGTCTTTTCCACTCCCATAAGTCGTATAAACTACAGGGTAGTGACCATATTCCGCAGGATTGGGTAGTTCAATAAGAGCTGGTCGGTAATCGGTCTCTAAAGAAGCAATAAGCGGCATTTCGACTTCTCTGCCGGGATGAATGAGCCAATAAGCCCAAGCGATTATTGCTGCTAATCCGATCACAAGAAGCAGGTAATTAGCTATCCGATGGATAGTCTTCTTTCCAGCTTTTTTTTGTTTGATGATGATGTAGAGAGATATGCCAACCAAAGAAACAGAGGTAGCCAAATAGAGAAAAGTAAGTAACATCACCCCTGTATTGACAGAGAAGAGAAAGAGAGTGAAAATCAGCAGAGCTACCAGAGTAGTCCGGAAAAACTCCGGGATCTTGATGAGCAAAGAGATGATCAGATTAAAGAGCAATCCCGATAGTAGAGAGATCAGAAAGATCGTTATTATGAATGCTGCTGTAAAGAGTAAGCCGATGGGCTTAAAATATGGTGTTGCAACAACTATTATCACCAGAGCAATGAAGATAAAAATCAGTTTGGAAGCCCATTTTAAAGAGGGTAGTGAAGGGGTTAGAAATGATAGCACCTTGAGAATAAAGGTAAACAGAGCATAAAAGATCTTTTTAAACAACATAGTAACTCCTTTTATCCTATAGTAACCTTTTAGAATTAGTGCTTAAATGAATCAAGAGAAAAAATTTAGATTCCGAGATATTGCCAATAATCAGTTAGAGAATAACATCATAAAGATTAAAAGCTTGACGTTTAGGAGAAAAGAACTTATAATATCTATATATGTGTAAACTAACAAGTTATAGCAATATCCCGGAGGAAACTGTATGAAATCAAGGAGATATATCAAGAAATTTATTACACCTATCCTACTGGTTTTAGTAGCTTTTATGATCAGATATCTGATAGAGATGCAATATCTTTTTCCGGAGAGTATGCTAAATATATTGGCGAAATTAAGTTCTGTTCTTTTCATAGCAGGTATTGCCTGGGCGATAAATGTTTTTGTTAATATAGCCAAAATAAATCTTCTCAGTAAGTACGATATAGGAGAAGCAGACAATCTTAGGGCTCGTAAACTCTATACCCAATACAATATATTAGAAAAAATCATCTTCTTTATTGTTATTCTTATTGCGGTCGGGACTATCCTAATGCTTTTTGACGGTGTAAGAAATATCGGGGTCAGTCTCTTTGCTTCTGCCGGTATTGCAGGTTTGATCATAGGTTTGGCAGCTCAAAAGGCGTTAGGAACTATTTTAGCCGGCTTACAAATAGCGATCACGCAGCCGATCAGATTAGATGATGTAGTAATTGTGGAAAATGAATGGGGCTGGATAGAAGAGATAAATCTGACCTATGTTGTAGTCAGGATATGGGACAAACGGCGATTAATTGTACCATCAACCTACTTTATGGAAAAAACCTTTCAGAATTGGACAAGAACCACTGCGGAAATTCTTGGTACTGTCTTTATCTATACTGATTATACTATCCCCTTTGATTCCATAAGGAACGAATTAACGAAACTTTTAGAAGGGAATCCTAATTGGGACGGTAAAGTAAATGTCTTGCAGGTAACCAATGCGAAAGAGGATGTAATTGAACTGAGAGCATTGATGAGTGCTGATAGTTCTCCTAAAGCCTGGGATCTGCGTGTCTATGTGCGTGAAAAACTTATTGAATATATCCAGAGAGAACATCCTCAGTGTCTCCCCAGAACGAGAATAGTTATTGAAGAAAAGAAGTCGCAAACTGACTCTGTGACAAAAAGTTAAGGGGGATCTTATGTTTTAGTCAAGCACTCTAAAAGTTTTATAGCATCAGCTTGGGTTTTAAGCATATATCTGGCATCGGTATAGATCTTGCCTACTTTTATGGAGTAGGTATTATCAGGCAGCACTTTGAACAACTCTTCATCAGACCAATCATCACCGATAACCATAATAAAGTCATACTTCTTCTTTTCCAACCAGAACATCATCAATTCACTCTTATCGATCCCCGAATGAAATACCTCTACGACCTTATTCCCATGAGAAACTTGGATATTGAGATTGAGAGTTATAGACAATAGATTATCAACGAGCTCTTTCGATATATAAGATGCCTGTTCGATATCAGCTTTATGATAGTGCCAACTGACCGATAATTCCTTTTCTTCTATCATGGAACCAGGTAATCTGTCAGTATAGGTCTCCAAAACCGGAATGATCTCTTCTTTCCACTCGGTTGAAAAAGGTTTATGTAGCATCCATTCTGCTTCGTTTGCCTCTTTGATCCATGTTCCATGCTCTGCTGTAAGGTGTAACGGTATCTTCGCCAGATACTTATCCATGTATTCTTTGCTACGTCCGCTGTTGATTATTACATCAGTTTTCCCTTTAGCTGCCAGAGCTCTCAGAAGTATTTTTATTTCCGGAGTTGGTATTGCGTCCCGATAGTCTTTTGTCATAGGGATCAATATTCCGTCATAATTGAGAGCAATGAATCTTTTTTGGGCTTGCTGGTAGTCTGCCAATATCTTATTCTTTATCTTAGGAATGAATCTCTTTTTGTTGAATGAGGTGACGGATAATTGATGTATTTCCTGTAATCTGTCAATGAAGTCAGTAGCCCATCGGGTTACATTGTATCGTTTTAAACGTTCCTGCATGATGGAATTATAACGAACTTGTTTCTTTATAGGGATCTCAAGTGCTTCTGCAATTGCGTCGGCAATTTCTTCTATATTGTTGGGATTGATGATAATACTTTCACTCAACTCTTTAGCTGCTCCCGTGAACTCACTCAGTACCAAAACCCCCTTCTTATCAGTCAATGAAGCCACATATTCTTTAGCGACCAGATTCATCCCATCCCTTAGTGGTGTTAGTAATGAAACATTGCTCATCCTGTATTGTGCAATGAGCTCTTTATGAGGTAGCGAAGTATATTGATAGATAATAGGCGTCCAGTCAATACTACCATAATCACCGTTGATCTTTCCAACTAATTCGTCCAGGTTACTCTTGATCTTTTGGTATGATTGAACTCCGGTACGAGAAGGTACAACGATCATATTCATATAGACCTTTTTATGCCATTGAGGATTTTTTTTCAGAAAGAGTTCAAAACCTTCCAAACGGTTAACGATCCCTTTGGAGTAATCTAAACGATCTACCGAAAGCACGATCTTCATTTCATTCTTTCTTGGTTTCGAGGAACGAAATGGAGTGACATCCATATCGTGAAACTTCTCATAATCAATACCCATAGGAAAAGTACCGACTTTTACAATTCGATCATGGAATGAAATTTCTCCCATATAGCTTTCATAACCGAGGATACGGAGTACACACCGCAAGAAGTACTGCGTATAGTCGTGTGTATGAAAACCGATAAGGTCAGAACCGAGAAGCCCTTTCAGGATCTCACTTCGTGGCTCTTTGGGAAGAGTACGATAAACTTCGAAGGCGGGGAAGGGGATATGCAGGAAAAAGCCGATGGGATTATCGATTTTCTTTCTTAAAAGAGCCGGCAGCAACATCAGATGATAATCATGAACCCAAATTATATCATCGGGCTGAATAGCTTTTAAAAGTTCTTCACAGAAGATCTCATTCATCTTTTTATAAGAATCCCAGAATTCCATATCGAACTTGGTATAGTTGAGAAAATAGTGGAACAGCGGCCAAATAGTTTTATTGCAGAAACCGAGATAGACCTTATCCATCAAAGATTGAGAGAAAAAGACCGGTGCTGCCTTAAAGATCTCTTTGACTTTTTTACTGATCAGCTCTTCATCTGATCTATCTATCGACATGCCGGGCCAACCCATCCAGAGAAAATCATCTATTGTTGACTTTGTTCTCTCTAACGAGTTGAGATAATCAGTCAAACCAGAGACCAAACCACCGGCACTTTTTGTTAATTCATAACGGTTATTCTTTTTACTTACTGCTACAGGTAAACGGTTAGATACTATGAGTAACCTCATGAGAATTACCTCCTATAGTTTAAACTCCTTTGTATCGTCCTTCTTTAAGAGAAATACTTTATCTCTGAATCCGATCTTTACAGGGTTAGACCAGCCCTTATCAAATTCGAGTCTAAGTTTTTTATGATTGATAGTGAGATTGATCCAGTGTCCACGGTAATGGACATGAAATTTCATCGATTTGATATCATCCGGTAATGTCGGTTCTAACCAGAGAATGTTATCTCTGATATCGAGACCCGAATAACAACGTTGGATCAGATCCATCGTACCTGCCATAGCTCCCAGATGAATACCCTCATGGGTTGTGCCACCCTGAACATCCTTAAAATCACTCATCAAGGCACTCTTGAAACTCTTCCAAGACTGTTCCCGATGAGAACGGGCATAGACCCAAGAATGAATGACCTGACTCAGCGTAGAACCGTGTGCTGTTCGTTTCTCATAATATTCGATATTTTTTGGTATCGATTGTGGATCAAAATCATAGTTCAATTTCTTGAGTATCTTTTCTAATTCGGAAGAGGAGAAAATGTAAAAGAGCATCAGAACATCTGCCTGTTTAGAAGCTTTGTAATGGTTAGGTGAATCACCTTCGCTTTCCAGAATACGGTCGAGCCGGAGATGTTCGCCATATTTCTTATGATAATGATCCCAATCGAGTTCTTTGAGTTTTTCGAAACCCTCGAATTGCATGATTATATCACCATCATAAAAGGGAACATACATCTTCTGCGTTATATCTTGCCATCTCTGTAGATCACTGTGAGTAAATCCTATCTTCTCCGCCAAGTCATTAGCACAGGTATCATCAAGGATATTGAGCAGCTCTAAAGCGTGTTGTAAAACCCAAACAGCCATGATATTGGTATAAGCATTGTTATTCAGACCCGGCTCTTTAGTACCCGGATAATGGGTATGATACTCATCCGGACCCATCACATTATGAATTTCATAACGGTCTCTTTGGGGATTATAATGAGCTAAACTTGACCAAAAGAGGGCAGTAGCAATGATAATTTCAGCACCGTGAGCAACGAGGAAATCCATGTCGTCGCTACATTGGTAATAATGCCAAACATTCAAGGGAACTGCAGCATTGATATGATACTGCAGATGAGAAACATCGGGTAACCATCTACCTGATTTGGGATTGAGATGCATCTTTTGAGTCTCTTCACGACCGTTACTGCCGCTCTGCCAAGGGAAGAGAGCACCTCGACACCCGATCTCTTTTGCCATCTCATAAGCTTCCGTTAATCGGCGATAACGATACATGAGGAGTGATTTAGCTAATTCTGGTTGATGCAGATTGATAAAGGGTAAGATATAGATCTCATCCCAGAAGATATGACCACGATATGCTTCACCATGCCAGCCACGGGCGGGAATGCCAATATCATAACCTATACTGTTCTTGGAAACCGTCTGATAGAGGTGGAAGATATGAAGGCGTAGAACAAATTGATCTTCAAAATCAGCATTTATCTTGATATCATTATACTTCCAGATCTGTGACCAGGAAATACAATGCTTAGCAGCGATACTTGAAAAGGTAGTCAGACGCTGAATTTTTGTTTTTGCTTCTGTTAACGGGTCACTGATGGCGAAATCTCTCGAAGTATAAAGAGATACGAGTTTCTCTATCCTTATCGGTTGCTGTCTTGAGCATTTGATCTGAAAATCACCAGCAATGAATCCTTTTTTGTTGATTACTTTATGCTTTGTGGACTGCTTTTTTTCCTTGATATAGATATTGGTTTTTGCTGCTTGTGTCATGAGTATTTTTGATTGTTTCGTTCTGCTGATAAGGTAGATACTGTTGTCGAAGAAGGCATCCTTTTCTAACACCTCGATATGACCCTGATTGAGTTCCCGATAACGTGCAACATTATTATTA
The sequence above is a segment of the Candidatus Cloacimonadota bacterium genome. Coding sequences within it:
- a CDS encoding MFS transporter, coding for MLFKKIFYALFTFILKVLSFLTPSLPSLKWASKLIFIFIALVIIVVATPYFKPIGLLFTAAFIITIFLISLLSGLLFNLIISLLIKIPEFFRTTLVALLIFTLFLFSVNTGVMLLTFLYLATSVSLVGISLYIIIKQKKAGKKTIHRIANYLLLVIGLAAIIAWAYWLIHPGREVEMPLIASLETDYRPALIELPNPAEYGHYPVVYTTYGSGKDLHRPEFGENTELITQPVDGSKMLSSWKGFSGNLRTKYFGFDAKELPLNGRVWYPDGVGPFPLILIVHGNHLAQEYSDPGYAYLGELWASRGMITVSVDQNFINGSITDIFGGLSDENDARGWLLLEHIRQWKEWEEKPDNPFYRRVDLDYIALIGHSRGGEAIAHAALFNTLPYYPDDASLAFDYNFSIVSLIAIAPCDAQYQPSVVRTPLRDINYLALHGSHDADVTSFSGQRQFERITFSPDFEGFAATLYIYGANHGQFNTVWGRKDSSSPHINHYNLGQLISGEDQRRIGKVFMTAFLERTLMFAPEYEELFLDYRSAPQAWLPETIYLQQYKRAGMYPIANFDEDLDLTTTTIADGTIRGDNLTDWYERRIRLKGYSMDSKAVYLGWNAEEDTLIASYNIELPSYYNSQQFLYLTLADTGNQPTAKEKNDIENNEEDNQNDNDHDSNNIDQTPKEEDDEDSEAEEPKLIDFTIRLTDHRNNIISFPLSDFSPLQPMIEAKLGKLDLIHPTPYGESIKQLFVFNLAEQHALNPDFDLRRVSIIELVFDITPKGHILVNEVGFMTKR
- a CDS encoding mechanosensitive ion channel family protein; translated protein: MKSRRYIKKFITPILLVLVAFMIRYLIEMQYLFPESMLNILAKLSSVLFIAGIAWAINVFVNIAKINLLSKYDIGEADNLRARKLYTQYNILEKIIFFIVILIAVGTILMLFDGVRNIGVSLFASAGIAGLIIGLAAQKALGTILAGLQIAITQPIRLDDVVIVENEWGWIEEINLTYVVVRIWDKRRLIVPSTYFMEKTFQNWTRTTAEILGTVFIYTDYTIPFDSIRNELTKLLEGNPNWDGKVNVLQVTNAKEDVIELRALMSADSSPKAWDLRVYVREKLIEYIQREHPQCLPRTRIVIEEKKSQTDSVTKS
- a CDS encoding bifunctional alpha,alpha-trehalose-phosphate synthase (UDP-forming)/trehalose-phosphatase codes for the protein MRLLIVSNRLPVAVSKKNNRYELTKSAGGLVSGLTDYLNSLERTKSTIDDFLWMGWPGMSIDRSDEELISKKVKEIFKAAPVFFSQSLMDKVYLGFCNKTIWPLFHYFLNYTKFDMEFWDSYKKMNEIFCEELLKAIQPDDIIWVHDYHLMLLPALLRKKIDNPIGFFLHIPFPAFEVYRTLPKEPRSEILKGLLGSDLIGFHTHDYTQYFLRCVLRILGYESYMGEISFHDRIVKVGTFPMGIDYEKFHDMDVTPFRSSKPRKNEMKIVLSVDRLDYSKGIVNRLEGFELFLKKNPQWHKKVYMNMIVVPSRTGVQSYQKIKSNLDELVGKINGDYGSIDWTPIIYQYTSLPHKELIAQYRMSNVSLLTPLRDGMNLVAKEYVASLTDKKGVLVLSEFTGAAKELSESIIINPNNIEEIADAIAEALEIPIKKQVRYNSIMQERLKRYNVTRWATDFIDRLQEIHQLSVTSFNKKRFIPKIKNKILADYQQAQKRFIALNYDGILIPMTKDYRDAIPTPEIKILLRALAAKGKTDVIINSGRSKEYMDKYLAKIPLHLTAEHGTWIKEANEAEWMLHKPFSTEWKEEIIPVLETYTDRLPGSMIEEKELSVSWHYHKADIEQASYISKELVDNLLSITLNLNIQVSHGNKVVEVFHSGIDKSELMMFWLEKKKYDFIMVIGDDWSDEELFKVLPDNTYSIKVGKIYTDARYMLKTQADAIKLLECLTKT
- a CDS encoding glycoside hydrolase family 65 protein, giving the protein MKKGWTIEYEEWNKKDHPLQEALCTLGNGYFATRAALEFYRDNDFNYPGTYLAGGYNRLKSVIQKKEIENEDLVNWPNWLFLTFKIGDGKWLDLVDVEILEYTTTLDLEAGYLLRKIRFRDSKKRETTLISKRIVSMNDYHVAAIEWQIIPENWSGKITIRSGIDGDIINNNVARYRELNQGHIEVLEKDAFFDNSIYLISRTKQSKILMTQAAKTNIYIKEKKQSTKHKVINKKGFIAGDFQIKCSRQQPIRIEKLVSLYTSRDFAISDPLTEAKTKIQRLTTFSSIAAKHCISWSQIWKYNDIKINADFEDQFVLRLHIFHLYQTVSKNSIGYDIGIPARGWHGEAYRGHIFWDEIYILPFINLHQPELAKSLLMYRYRRLTEAYEMAKEIGCRGALFPWQSGSNGREETQKMHLNPKSGRWLPDVSHLQYHINAAVPLNVWHYYQCSDDMDFLVAHGAEIIIATALFWSSLAHYNPQRDRYEIHNVMGPDEYHTHYPGTKEPGLNNNAYTNIMAVWVLQHALELLNILDDTCANDLAEKIGFTHSDLQRWQDITQKMYVPFYDGDIIMQFEGFEKLKELDWDHYHKKYGEHLRLDRILESEGDSPNHYKASKQADVLMLFYIFSSSELEKILKKLNYDFDPQSIPKNIEYYEKRTAHGSTLSQVIHSWVYARSHREQSWKSFKSALMSDFKDVQGGTTHEGIHLGAMAGTMDLIQRCYSGLDIRDNILWLEPTLPDDIKSMKFHVHYRGHWINLTINHKKLRLEFDKGWSNPVKIGFRDKVFLLKKDDTKEFKL